The following proteins come from a genomic window of Streptomyces sp. NBC_01716:
- a CDS encoding ATP-binding protein: MLLTPLAHCVPDIPSRRSPAFPDDIIPTVDEWAIGRGPMRAGRAAMSFDADPRHVESARQVTAAVLGEAGVKDCEIVETVQLMVSEIVTNAIVHGNANSVSLRLTCDAADEVLIEVDDHSSGSPELRDAGPDDESGRGMRLVTYFAREWGRKGTCTWCTVPVGPASV; encoded by the coding sequence ATGCTTCTGACCCCACTTGCACACTGCGTCCCTGACATCCCCTCCCGTCGTTCACCGGCTTTTCCCGACGACATCATCCCGACGGTTGACGAGTGGGCGATTGGGAGAGGGCCGATGAGGGCTGGGCGGGCTGCGATGTCCTTCGATGCCGATCCGAGGCATGTGGAGAGCGCGCGCCAGGTCACGGCCGCCGTGCTCGGTGAGGCCGGCGTCAAGGATTGCGAGATCGTCGAAACGGTGCAGCTGATGGTGAGTGAGATCGTGACCAACGCGATCGTTCACGGCAACGCCAACTCGGTCTCGCTCCGGCTCACATGCGACGCCGCCGACGAGGTGCTGATCGAGGTCGATGACCACTCGTCCGGCAGCCCGGAGCTGCGCGACGCGGGTCCGGACGACGAAAGCGGACGCGGCATGCGGCTTGTCACCTACTTCGCCCGCGAGTGGGGCCGGAAAGGAACCTGTACCTGGTGCACGGTTCCGGTCGGACCGGCGAGTGTCTGA